One part of the Ranitomeya imitator isolate aRanImi1 chromosome 10, aRanImi1.pri, whole genome shotgun sequence genome encodes these proteins:
- the MYADM gene encoding myeloid-associated differentiation marker gives MPVQKRTVVVGNAHTLKSPVGIVRILAAIFACVTFSLVAHSGRWSGRVGDLCMFSWCFCFVVTILILVVEFAGVQNRMPVSWKNFPITFAMFAVLMCLSASIIYPLYFLEDRSYGSSKRTYEIVATVFSCLTTLAYIIEVSLTRAQPGEVTGYMATVPGLLKVIESYIACVIFVFISDPPLYESHDALKWCLSVYCICFILSILVIILCVGECTSWLPCAFEKFLSAYALLAVLFYASALIIWPIFQFDSKHGGYGRRPDGCRNTLGKLGLCNYDKAVAIAVLTAFNLLVYVGDLVHSARLIFITVY, from the coding sequence ATGCCAGTCCAAAAGAGGACCGTGGTGGTGGGCAATGCCCACACCTTAAAGTCTCCTGTCGGAATTGTGCGGATTCTTGCAGCCATCTTCGCCTGTGTCACCTTCAGCTTGGTCGCCCACAGTGGAAGATGGAGTGGCCGAGTCGGAGATTTGTGCATGTTTTCCTGGTGCTTTTGCTTCGTAGTCACTATACTTATCCTCGTGGTGGAGTTTGCCGGAGTGCAAAACCGGATGCCAGTGTCCTGGAAGAACTTCCCAATCACTTTTGCCATGTTTGCTGTCCTGATGTGTCTCTCTGCCTCCATCATTTATCCACTGTACTTCctggaagatagaagctatggcagCAGTAAGCGTACCTATGAAATCGTGGCCACGGTGTTCTCGTGCCTTACCACCTTGGCCTATATCATCGAAGTGTCCTTAACCAGAGCTCAACCAGGAGAAGTCACCGGATACATGGCCACTGTGCCTGGACTCCTGAAAGTCATAGAAAGCTACATTGCCTGCGTCATTTTTGTCTTTATTTCAGATCCACCTCTATATGAAAGCCATGATGCGCTGAAATGGTGTTTGTCCGTATACTGTATCTGCTTCATCCTTTCTATTCTGGTTATTATTTTGTGTGTCGGAGAGTGCACCAGCTGGTTGCCCTGTGCTTTTGAGAAGTTCCTCAGTGCCTACGCCCTCCTTGCCGTCCTTTTCTATGCATCTGCCTTGATCATCTGGCCTATCTTTCAGTTTGATTCCAAACATGGCGGCTACGGCCGAAGACCTGATGGCTGCAGAAACACTTTGGGAAAACTAGGACTGTGTAATTATGACAAAGCGGTAGCCATTGCTGTTCTGACCGCTTTCAATCTTTTGGTTTATGTCGGTGATCTTGTGCATTCGGCAAGACTAATTTTCATCACTGTTTATTAG